The following are encoded together in the Ranitomeya imitator isolate aRanImi1 chromosome 4, aRanImi1.pri, whole genome shotgun sequence genome:
- the LOC138676516 gene encoding uncharacterized protein produces MNNAQCAVVFAALLVEEARRQDEARMLERRSKRKRRMWTREWLQKRSDLSHMQLVRELQEKNPHDFRNYLRMSEESFKHLLERITPLIQRKDTAMRAAIPADERLAVTLQFLATGCSLQDLHFSSAISRSLLSVLIPETCNAIFHSLRSYMQFPNTEEKWKMIASDFEQLWQFPNCGGALDGKHVRITQPPNSGSYFFNYKGYFSIILMALVNANYEFINVDVGMNGRVSDGGVLEHTLFGERLNNCDLHLPPNSETRGNLNFVFVGDEAFPLHPNLIKPFPQKSLTEERRIFNYRLSRARRVVENAFGIMANRFRVFHTPINMKLESIDSVVLACCVLHNFLHRRDALAYSPPGFMDSVGLVNGEVQLGEWRANDPAIAGLQPLGPGRNTYDAKTCRDNYCQYFNGPGAVTWQHQNL; encoded by the coding sequence atgaacaatgcgcagtgtGCTGTTGTGTTTGCTGCATTGCTGGTTGAGGAAGCTCGGCGTCAAGATGAGGCACGGATGCTAGAGAGGCGTTCCAAACGAAAGCGTCGCATGTGGACCagagagtggctgcagaagaggtctgatttgtcccacatgcaacttgtaagagagcttcaggagaagaatcctcatgatttccgcaactatctgcggatgtcagaggaatccttcaaaCATTTACTGGAAAGAATTACTCCACTGATTCAACGGAAGGATACAGCGATGCGTGCTGCCATCCCGGCAGATGAAAGATTGGCAGTCACGCTGCAATTCCTGGCCACCGGGTGCTCGCTGCAAGACTTGCATTTTTCTTCAGCCATTTCAAGGTCCCTGCTCAGCGTTCTAATTCCAGAGACATGTAATGCGATTTTCCACAGTCTACGTAGCTACATGCAGTTTCCCAACACGGAGGAGAAATGGAAAATGATTGCCTCCGATTTTGAGCAGCTTTGGCAGTTCCCTaactgtggtggggctttggacgggaAGCATGTCCGGATCACTCAACCACCGAACAGCGGATCCTATTTCTTTAATTATAAGGGCTATTTCAGCATCATCCTGATGGCACTTGTTAACGCGAATTACGAATTTataaatgtagatgttggcatgaacGGAAGGGTTTCCGATGGTGGTGTTTTAGAGCACACCCTCTTTGGAGAGCGTTTGAACAACTGTGACCTTCACTTGCCTCCCAACTCTGAGACTAGAGGcaaccttaattttgtttttgtcggtgatgaggccttcccgctTCATCCCAATCTTATCAAACCGTTCCCTCAAAAAAGTCTAACAGAGGAAAGAAGAATTTTCAATTACCGCTTGTCAAGGGCACGTCGGGTTGTAGAAAATGCCTTCGGTATCATGGCCAATCGCTTCAGAGTTTTCCACACGCCTATTAACATGAAGCTTGAATCGATAGACTCCGTTGTTTTGGCTTGTTGCGTGCTTCACAACTTCCTTCACCGTCGCGATGCATTGGCGTACAGTCCACCTGGCTTCATGGACTCCGTGGGCCTAGTAAATGGGGAAGTGCAGCTCGGTGAATGGCGCGCAAACGATCCCGCAATTGCAGGCCTTCAACCATTGGGACCTGGCAGAAACACCTACGATGCGAAGACCTGCCGAGACAACTACTGCCAATATTTTAACGGTCCTGGTGCTGTTACTTGGCAGCATCAGAACTTATAG